In the genome of Budorcas taxicolor isolate Tak-1 chromosome 7, Takin1.1, whole genome shotgun sequence, the window catttcctttttggcCCTCAAtgaacttctcttttttcttttggacttCAGTCTTATACAACGGGTTCCTCTAAATCTTGTATCCAAATGGGATTATGTTGGACAAACAGGAACTTTTCTTTAGACATTTCTTGGAACTGATAACTGCTCTTTGATTTGATTTCTGTCATCAAATTTATGTGTATACATTCTTGGTTTCTGTaagttcatataatttttattaactaCCATTTATTGGGTATTTAAAAGGAGTGAGCTGTGCAAAATCAAAGAATTACATGAAAGTAGtccatcacaataaactggaaaattcttgaagagatgggaataccagaacatctgacctgcctcttgagaaacctgtatgcaggtcaggaagcaacagttagaactggacatggaacaacagactggttccaaataggaaaaggagtacgtcaaggctgtatattgtcaccctgcttatttaacttatatgcacagtacatcatgagaaatgctgggctggaggaagcacaagctggaatcaagattactgggagaaataccaataacctcagatatgcagatgacaccacccttatggcagaaagtgaagaagaactaaagagcctcttgatgaaagtgaaggaggagagtgaaaaagttggctcaatgctcaacattcagaaaacaaagatcatggcatctggtcccatcacttcatgggaaatagatggggaaacagtgaaaacagtgtcagactttattttgttgggctccaaagtcactgcagatggtgactgcagccatgaaattaaaagatgcttactccttggaaggaaagttatgaccaacctagatagcatattgaaaagcagagacattactttgccgactaaggtccgtctagtcaaggcatgtatgggtgtgagagttggactgtcaagaaggctgagcaccgaagaactgatgcttttgaactgtggtgttggagaagactcttgagagtcgcttggactgcaagaagatccaaccagtccatcctaaaggagaccagtcccgggtgttcactggaaggactgatgctgaagttgaagctccaatactatggccacctcatgcgaagagttgactcattggaaaagactctgatgctgggaggggttgggggcaggagaaaaaggggacgacagaggatgagatggctgggtggcatcaccgactcgatggacatgagtctgagtgaactctgggagttggtgatggacagggaggcctggcgtgctgcgattcatggggtctcaaagagtcagacacgactgagcaactgaactgactgactgtaatATTGCTCTTCGAAATTTGGAAGGAATCAAACGAGGGTATTCTGTCTTCTCTGAGCATAGTAAATCTCACtctaaattcaaaaataaaaatagaagtagTGAGGATAACTGTGTGTAGTAAATCCATCTACTTTTCAATTTCTGCCCTTCTGTAGTGATTTATTTTTCAACCATGTATCTAGCttacatttttaagaatataattgaacttaacattttaaaaatgaaaacttcttaGATCCCTCCTCCATCAATTTCTGAGCACACTCTTGAGACCTTCTATACTGGACATCACAGGTGAATTCTGTTCCAAACAATCTCCCTCACCATGTAGCAACCATGTACTTTGGCTAAAACTGAAACCACCAAAAGCTTAAGAGGTGATCCCAGAGAGGATTAAAGTAAAACAGAAGACAAAGATGAGTTCAGATTCTGAAACTAAAATCTCCACCTACAATtctattgtgggcttccctggtggatcagctggtaaagattctgcctgcaatgcgggagacctgggttagatccctgggttgggaagatcccctggagaagggaatggctagccactccaatTCTGTTCTGGCCTGtatagaattccatgggctgtatagtccatggagtcgcagagagtcggacacaactgagtgactcactttcactttcataattttgTACCCCTGAAACAATGATCACCTCAGTAGCAGGTACATGATCTTGGTTAATCTGATCAGAATAAAACTAAGTTTTTGTCCTACAACTGGGAAAGAGAATCTCTCTCACTCTGTCTTCCTGTGCTGAAAGAGACAGCAGATGACCATAACTATAGCTGGAGTAAATCTTGGGAAACTGAGGGAAGCCAGTTTTAGCAGTAAGCCTGTGTTAAATGAAACTAATATGTTTgtgtatttgttcttttttttttttttggtaaattatgAGAAACTAGAACTAAATTATGGATTTCCAGAATATGTTCCACCCCAGTCTCTTACTTCATTTTTCTTAGTTCACAGTTCACTACTATCAAGGAAATCTACAGAAGGCCTTCTGGTGCTATAAGAACTATCTATATATAGTTCTCTTTGTTCTACCTTATGGTTAATTCAGTTTCATATCCTTTGAGAGGACTTCTGAAATGTCTTGTGtacactttccctttcccttacCACCTAAGGAAGACCAAGTAGTGCTGGAATTTTGTTCAGTTAAACAGTCACTTATACTCTCCTTGTttctggtgctcagttttctcaaAAAGATTACATGCTCCTGGGGGCCAGGAATCACATCTTATATTTCTGTATTCACCACAATTGTGTGGAGAGTGGGGAAGGATActtaaatgctttttaaacatGCTAATAACATCAAAAACTATAAACAGTATAGAATAACTCTTATGGATGATAGACTATATCTGTAATCACTTGAACACAATACATAAAAGAATATTTGCTTCTGGAGGATATTTATGTGAATGGAATTTAGGTAGCTTTCATCAAACTCTGAAAATCTGTGGAGACGCATGGTGGCGCTGCAGGATAACATCGCTGGGAGAGAAAAAACATTCTATGCTGGATGATGTTCTGGACATTGTTATCCAGTGCAAAAAGAGCAGTAGGAAGACAGAACAAGGCTTCAAGTGGCAAACTAGAAGTTATTCAACAAGGTTAAAATCCGTAAGCCTTGGAAGAGTCGGTGGACATTATCAGAGGCACCTTACCCAGAAGTGGGAAGGGTGAAGCGATTCTGCAGGAATCCTTTGGGAAAGGAGCTATGGAGATTGGAGGGGCAGGCGTTCTGCAGATAAGGCAAGtcctgcttttctttgttttgctgGGGATGTCTCAAGCGGGCTCTGACTCTGGGCACTTCTCAGTGGCAGAGGAAATGCAGAGTGGGAGCTTTGTAGGCAATCTGGCAAAAGACCTGGGGCTGGAAGTGGGTGAGCTATTCTCCAGAGGGGCTCAGGTGGTCTCTAATGATAACAAACAGCGATTGCAGCTGGACATAAATACAGGGGATTTGCTCTTAAGTGAAGCACTAGACCGGGAGGAGCTCTGTGGCTCCACCGAGCCCTGTGTGCTGCATTTCCAGATATTAATGAAAAGCCCCTTGGAGTTTTTACGGATTGAGCTCCAGGTCAAGGATATAAATGATCACTCTCCTGCcttcttagaaaaagaaatgctcttAGAAATCCCAGAGAATAGTCCTGTCGGTGCTGTGTTCTTACTAGAAAGTGCAAAGGATTTGGATGTAGGAATCAACGCTCTAAAAAACTACACAATAAGCCCCAACTCTCATTTCCACATTAAAATGAGAGTCAATCCGGATAACAGGAAATACCCAGAGTTAGTTCTGGATAAGGCGCTGGATTATGAAGAGCAGTCTGAACTCAATTTCATTCTCACCGCTCTGGATGGCGGGTCTCCACCTAAGTCCGGGAGTACCTTGGTCCGGGTGGTGGTCGTGGACAGTAATGACAACTCCCCTGAGTTTCAGCAGCCATTTTATGAGGTGAAGATTTCAGAAGATAGCATACTAGGCTCACCGGTTGTCACCGTCTCAGCTTGGGATTTAGATTCAGGTAAAAACGGGGAAATATCATACATGTTTTCCCATGCCTCAGAAGATATTCGCAAGACATTTGAAATTAACCAAGAGTCTGGAGAAGTGAGTTTAACGTCACCCTTGGATTTTGAAACAACTGAATCATATTCCATTATCATTCAAGCCACAGATGGAGGAGGCCTTTTTggaaaatcaacactcagaattCAGGTGATGGATGTGAATGACAATGCTCCTGAAGTGACTGTGTCATCAATTACCAGCCCAATCCCAGAAAATTCTCCGGAGATTGTGGTTATGGTTTTTAGTATCCGAGATAGAGACTCTGGGGAGAATGGGAGGATGATTTGTTCTGTTTCAGAAAACCTCCCGTTCGTGCTAAAATCATCAGTTGAGAATTACTACACGTTGGAAACGGAAAGAATGCTGGACAGAGAAAGGCAAGCGGAGTACAACATCACCATCACGGTCACTGACATGGGAACTCCCAGACTGAAAACCGAGCACAACATAACCGTGCTGGTGTCCGACGTCAACGACAACGCCCCCGCCTTCACCCAGACCTCCTACACCCTGTGGGTCCGCGAGAACAACAGCCCCGCCCTGCACATCGGCAGCGTCAGCGCCACAGACACAGACGCGGGCGCCAACGCCCAGGTCACCTACTCGCTGCTGCCGCCCCCCGACCCGCCCGTGCCCCTCGCCTCCCTCGTGTCCATCAACCCCGACAACGGCCACCTCTTCGCCCTCACGTCCCTGGACTACGAGGCCCTGCGGGCCTTCGAGTTCCGCGTGGGCGCCACCGACCGCGGCTCGCCGGCGCTCAGCAGCCAGGCGCTGGTGCGCGTGCTCGTGGCGGACGCCAACGACAACGCGCCCTTCGTGCTCTACCCGCTGCAGAACGCCTCGGCGCCCTGCACCGAGCTGGTGCCCAGGGCGGCCGAGCCGGGCTACCTGGTGACCAAGGTGGTGGCGGTGGACGGCGACGCGGGCCAGAACGCCTGGCTGTCGTACCAGCTGCTCAAGGCCACGGAGCCCGGGCTGTTCGGCGTGTGGGCGCACAACGGCGAGGTGCGCACGGCGCGGCTGCTGAGCGAGCGCGACGCGCCCAAGCAGCGGCTGGTGGTGCTGGTCAAGGACAACGGCGAGCCGCCGCTGTCGGCCAGCGTCACGCTGCACGTGCTGCTGGTGGACGGCTTCTCGCAGCCCTACCTGCCGCCCCCGGAAGCGGAAGCGGCGGCCGCGGCGCCGGCCGACCCGCTCACCGTCTACCTGGTGGTGGCCTTGGCGTCGGTGTCGTCGCTCTTCCTCTTCTCGGTGCTGGTGTTCGTGGCGGTGCGGCtgtgcaggaggggcggggcgggctcgGCGGGTCGCTGCCCGGTGCCCGAGGGCCACTTCCCGGGCCACCTGGTGGACGTCAGCGGCACGGGGACCCTGTCGCAGAGCTACCAGTACGAGGTGTGTCTGACGGGAGGAACTGGGACGAATGAGTTCAAATTCTTGAAGCCGATTCTCCCCAATCTCCCGACCCAACGCCctgggaaagaaatagaggaaaatcatACTTCCTACAATAGCCTTGGGTTCAATATTCAGTGACCATAATTAAGTTTTATATCTAATATATATGTTGTTTTGTGCCGCTTCTACACCATTGTTATTTCCCCCCAAATATGTATTTGAAATTGCACTGTTACTTTTATATCTTCGCATGTTGTACCCATCTTCTAAGTTAATGCTTTTTTTTGTGGTTGTAATTAttacaaatattaatttattctttaacCAAGGAGGTCTTAATTCATAATTAATTCATAGTTAATTAACTTGCCTTACACCAAGTAACTTTTTTCTCATGGCTCCCTCTTCAGTTGAACCTTCACTCACAATTATGCTTTTGATAAAATAAAGCAGACCACTTTCAAAGTATTTCAAGTGTTCaagcatttcttcatttttttgtggtttttctAATGGTTTAATATTGGTTGCTATTCagaaatgtcatttttctttaaattcatcactcttaatttttttaaacatttattactgCTGAAAATATAcctgaaaataatttcctttgatAAACATAATCACCTTGTAGGAAAGGGCCAGAAGGCAATTTTCCTAGTGTCTCTCCCTTATTGATCCTGGAGGGTTATTGTGAAGACATATTAATATTGTGACCACCCACATAATCTTGGaatataaagtttttattttccagttgtcTC includes:
- the LOC128050552 gene encoding protocadherin beta-12-like produces the protein MEIGGAGVLQIRQVLLFFVLLGMSQAGSDSGHFSVAEEMQSGSFVGNLAKDLGLEVGELFSRGAQVVSNDNKQRLQLDINTGDLLLSEALDREELCGSTEPCVLHFQILMKSPLEFLRIELQVKDINDHSPAFLEKEMLLEIPENSPVGAVFLLESAKDLDVGINALKNYTISPNSHFHIKMRVNPDNRKYPELVLDKALDYEEQSELNFILTALDGGSPPKSGSTLVRVVVVDSNDNSPEFQQPFYEVKISEDSILGSPVVTVSAWDLDSGKNGEISYMFSHASEDIRKTFEINQESGEVSLTSPLDFETTESYSIIIQATDGGGLFGKSTLRIQVMDVNDNAPEVTVSSITSPIPENSPEIVVMVFSIRDRDSGENGRMICSVSENLPFVLKSSVENYYTLETERMLDRERQAEYNITITVTDMGTPRLKTEHNITVLVSDVNDNAPAFTQTSYTLWVRENNSPALHIGSVSATDTDAGANAQVTYSLLPPPDPPVPLASLVSINPDNGHLFALTSLDYEALRAFEFRVGATDRGSPALSSQALVRVLVADANDNAPFVLYPLQNASAPCTELVPRAAEPGYLVTKVVAVDGDAGQNAWLSYQLLKATEPGLFGVWAHNGEVRTARLLSERDAPKQRLVVLVKDNGEPPLSASVTLHVLLVDGFSQPYLPPPEAEAAAAAPADPLTVYLVVALASVSSLFLFSVLVFVAVRLCRRGGAGSAGRCPVPEGHFPGHLVDVSGTGTLSQSYQYEVCLTGGTGTNEFKFLKPILPNLPTQRPGKEIEENHTSYNSLGFNIQ